The Streptomyces sp. NBC_01268 genome window below encodes:
- a CDS encoding small secreted protein has product MNKNLAAALSGCAVLVLALSGCSDDKGDKVNDWAKTFCDQAQPQIQKRAAANQLIISTAADSKPATIKAADSKAFADIAAADRALAKAVESAGAPPVDNGEKIQQDAIKELNATAVAYEGLKKQVDALDTANQQKFADGLKVVSENLGKIQNMDQDAVAKLQAGELGQAMAKQPGCQTPSASPKPGGSASPKAGSTPVTKSTASPKP; this is encoded by the coding sequence GTGAACAAGAATCTTGCGGCCGCGTTGTCCGGCTGCGCGGTACTGGTGCTCGCGCTGTCGGGTTGCAGTGACGACAAGGGCGACAAGGTCAACGACTGGGCCAAGACGTTCTGCGACCAGGCGCAGCCCCAGATCCAGAAGCGCGCCGCCGCGAACCAGCTGATCATCTCCACGGCGGCCGACAGCAAGCCCGCCACGATCAAGGCCGCCGACTCGAAGGCCTTCGCCGACATCGCCGCCGCCGACCGCGCCCTGGCCAAGGCGGTGGAGTCCGCCGGCGCCCCGCCCGTCGACAACGGCGAGAAGATCCAGCAGGACGCGATCAAGGAGCTCAACGCCACGGCCGTGGCGTACGAGGGCCTGAAGAAGCAGGTCGACGCGCTGGACACGGCCAACCAGCAGAAGTTCGCGGACGGTCTGAAGGTCGTCTCCGAGAACCTGGGCAAGATCCAGAACATGGACCAGGACGCCGTCGCCAAGCTGCAGGCCGGCGAACTCGGCCAGGCCATGGCCAAGCAGCCGGGCTGCCAGACCCCGTCCGCCTCCCCGAAGCCGGGCGGCTCGGCCTCCCCGAAGGCGGGCTCCACCCCGGTCACCAAGTCGACCGCCTCGCCCAAGCCGTAG
- the tmk gene encoding dTMP kinase: MTRAEQPDTDAALVADSRERAVRALLRHQPLRRLWGAQAVGGTGDALALLVLTLLGLQAAVADGALGGGYRGAAFAVAAVVGTRILAAVLFGAVLLGPLTALTAPGGPLDRRWTMIGADGLRLALLVVAPLWIDWTPDKALWFLLGTVFVTGAAERVWTIAKEGAAPALLPAPPAEGAAVRPLPDHLGALRTLSLRTSFLAVPAAAGVLLLATLVGNLLGSGIDWFSQHQAALGAYVAAGLFAASVSVLFPLTLPGGQTPRPRSPLEGLRLPADKGRTGALPLFVLACGTVAGAIAAAASVSVLHAYDLGGGPVTYALLILALSGATAVGIRTAGSVLTVLSRRRLLALAVAVTGVALLAMGLVPDTATVLALAALAGYAAGVAARTGHSLVDQETEEARRPRVTEHLQAVSRVAIGAGALVAPLVAAAIGPHRLASGGFVFAHGGAAFTLMLVGALLLPVAAVVLAKTDDRAGVPLRRDLGDALRGADPAQAPSPTGFFIALEGGDGAGKSTQVEALAEWIRAKGHEVVVTREPGATPIGKRLRSILLDVSSAGLSNRAEALLYAADRAEHVDSLVRPALERGAVVITDRYIDSSVAYQGAGRDLSPTEIARINRWATGGLVPHLTVLLDVSPETARERFTEAPDRLESEPPEFHARVRAGFLALAAGDPGRYLVVDAGQEPEAVTTVVRHRLDRVLPLSEAEVKAQEEARRKAEEDARRRAEEEAARKAEEERLERERQEQLAKLRAEEEARRKAEEEEARRLEAERQAEEARQRAEEARIAAEEERKRREAEEKARLQEEERRRKQAEEEARLRAEAEERRLEKQRKAEEALVRAEEARRLAEAAAAKAAEETARKAAEEAARKAAAEEAAAAALAAEAQRKAAAAKAAEERAAAETAAAGRAAAAEKRAEAERRAAARSAERTAAAEAAAGTAAAAKAARAAKAAKSVEESANEITVATPLVKPDEPRPAGSAGGPAASGSDDAPTVSPNEVTVPTPIVRLDEETTVLPRVRPGRDTGAGTDSEAERTAVLPTVQDAAPADRVPQDFFRDAPAAPEGANERTRELPQLDENGQPRRRSDWAEETPLDDLPTLADELLGPHDEEDGDGKGRRERR, translated from the coding sequence ATGACGCGAGCAGAGCAGCCAGACACCGACGCCGCACTCGTCGCCGATTCCCGGGAGCGTGCCGTACGGGCCCTGCTGCGCCATCAGCCACTGCGGCGGCTGTGGGGCGCCCAGGCCGTCGGCGGCACGGGCGACGCGCTCGCCCTCCTCGTCCTCACGCTGCTCGGGCTCCAGGCGGCCGTGGCCGACGGAGCCCTCGGCGGGGGATACCGGGGCGCCGCGTTCGCCGTGGCCGCCGTCGTCGGTACGCGGATCCTCGCCGCCGTCCTCTTCGGCGCCGTCCTGCTCGGCCCGCTCACCGCGCTGACCGCGCCCGGCGGCCCGCTCGACCGCCGCTGGACCATGATCGGCGCCGACGGGCTGCGGCTCGCGCTGCTCGTCGTCGCCCCGCTGTGGATCGACTGGACCCCCGACAAGGCGCTCTGGTTCCTGCTCGGCACCGTCTTCGTCACCGGCGCGGCCGAACGCGTCTGGACGATCGCGAAGGAGGGCGCGGCCCCCGCGCTGCTGCCCGCCCCGCCGGCCGAGGGCGCCGCCGTCCGGCCGCTCCCGGACCACCTGGGCGCGCTGCGCACGCTCAGCCTGCGCACCTCGTTCCTCGCGGTGCCCGCCGCGGCCGGCGTGCTGCTGCTCGCCACCCTCGTCGGCAACCTGCTCGGCAGCGGCATCGACTGGTTCTCGCAGCACCAGGCGGCCCTCGGCGCGTACGTCGCCGCCGGGCTCTTCGCCGCATCCGTCTCCGTGCTGTTCCCGCTCACGCTGCCCGGCGGCCAGACCCCGCGGCCCCGCTCGCCCCTGGAGGGCCTGCGGCTGCCCGCGGACAAGGGCCGCACCGGCGCGCTCCCGCTGTTCGTGCTCGCCTGCGGCACCGTCGCCGGCGCCATCGCCGCCGCGGCGTCCGTCTCCGTGCTCCACGCCTACGACCTGGGCGGCGGGCCCGTCACGTACGCCCTGCTGATCCTCGCGCTCAGCGGCGCCACCGCCGTCGGCATCCGCACCGCGGGCTCCGTCCTCACCGTGCTCTCCCGGCGCCGCCTGCTCGCCCTCGCCGTCGCCGTCACCGGCGTCGCGCTGCTCGCCATGGGCCTCGTGCCGGACACGGCCACCGTGCTGGCCCTCGCCGCCCTCGCCGGTTACGCGGCCGGCGTCGCCGCCCGCACCGGGCACAGCCTCGTCGACCAGGAGACCGAGGAGGCCCGCAGGCCCCGCGTCACCGAGCACCTCCAGGCCGTCTCCCGCGTCGCGATCGGCGCCGGCGCGCTCGTCGCCCCGCTGGTCGCCGCCGCGATCGGCCCGCACCGGCTCGCCTCCGGCGGCTTCGTCTTCGCCCACGGCGGCGCGGCCTTCACCCTGATGCTGGTCGGCGCGCTGCTGCTGCCCGTCGCCGCCGTCGTCCTCGCCAAGACCGACGACCGGGCGGGCGTCCCGCTGCGCCGCGACCTCGGCGACGCCCTGCGCGGCGCCGACCCGGCCCAGGCTCCCTCCCCGACCGGCTTCTTCATCGCCCTGGAGGGCGGCGACGGCGCCGGCAAGTCCACCCAGGTCGAGGCGCTCGCCGAGTGGATCAGGGCCAAGGGCCACGAGGTCGTCGTCACCCGCGAGCCCGGCGCCACCCCGATCGGCAAGCGGCTCCGCTCGATCCTGCTCGACGTCTCCAGCGCCGGCCTGTCCAACCGCGCCGAGGCGCTGCTGTACGCCGCCGACCGCGCCGAGCACGTCGACTCGCTGGTCCGGCCCGCCCTGGAGCGGGGCGCCGTCGTCATCACCGACCGGTACATCGACTCCTCGGTGGCCTACCAGGGCGCCGGCCGCGACCTGTCGCCGACCGAGATCGCCCGCATCAACCGCTGGGCCACCGGCGGCCTCGTCCCGCACCTCACCGTGCTCCTCGACGTCTCCCCGGAGACCGCCCGCGAGCGGTTCACCGAGGCGCCCGACCGGCTGGAGTCCGAGCCGCCCGAGTTCCACGCGCGCGTGCGCGCCGGGTTCCTGGCCCTCGCCGCCGGCGACCCCGGCCGCTACCTCGTCGTCGACGCCGGCCAGGAGCCGGAGGCCGTCACCACCGTCGTGCGCCACCGCCTCGACCGCGTGCTGCCGCTCTCCGAGGCCGAGGTGAAGGCCCAGGAGGAGGCCCGCCGCAAGGCCGAGGAGGACGCCCGCCGCCGCGCCGAGGAGGAGGCCGCCCGCAAGGCCGAGGAGGAGCGCCTGGAGCGCGAGCGCCAGGAGCAGCTCGCCAAGCTGCGCGCCGAGGAGGAGGCCCGCCGCAAGGCCGAGGAGGAAGAGGCCCGCCGCCTGGAGGCCGAACGCCAGGCGGAGGAGGCCCGGCAGCGCGCCGAGGAGGCCCGGATCGCGGCCGAGGAGGAGCGCAAGCGGCGCGAGGCCGAGGAGAAGGCCCGCCTCCAGGAGGAGGAGCGGCGCCGCAAGCAGGCCGAGGAAGAGGCCCGGCTGCGCGCCGAGGCCGAGGAGCGGCGCCTGGAGAAGCAGCGCAAGGCCGAGGAGGCCCTGGTCCGCGCCGAGGAGGCCCGCCGCCTGGCGGAGGCCGCCGCCGCGAAGGCCGCGGAGGAGACCGCCCGCAAGGCCGCCGAGGAAGCCGCGCGCAAGGCCGCCGCGGAGGAGGCCGCCGCGGCCGCGCTGGCCGCCGAGGCCCAGCGGAAGGCCGCTGCGGCGAAGGCCGCGGAGGAGCGCGCGGCGGCGGAGACGGCCGCGGCCGGCCGGGCCGCCGCCGCGGAGAAGCGGGCCGAGGCGGAGCGCCGCGCCGCCGCGAGGTCCGCCGAGCGGACGGCGGCCGCCGAGGCCGCCGCCGGAACCGCGGCTGCCGCCAAGGCCGCCAGGGCGGCGAAGGCCGCGAAGTCGGTGGAGGAGTCGGCGAACGAGATCACCGTCGCCACGCCCCTCGTGAAGCCGGACGAGCCGCGGCCCGCCGGGAGCGCGGGCGGACCGGCCGCCTCCGGCTCGGACGACGCGCCGACCGTGTCGCCCAACGAGGTCACCGTCCCGACGCCCATCGTGCGGCTCGACGAGGAGACCACGGTGCTGCCCCGGGTCCGGCCCGGGCGGGACACGGGCGCCGGCACCGACAGCGAGGCCGAGCGGACCGCCGTGCTGCCGACCGTGCAGGACGCGGCCCCCGCCGACCGGGTGCCGCAGGACTTCTTCCGCGACGCCCCGGCCGCCCCGGAGGGCGCCAACGAGCGCACCCGCGAACTGCCCCAGCTCGACGAGAACGGGCAGCCCCGGCGACGCTCCGACTGGGCCGAGGAGACCCCGCTCGACGACCTCCCGACCCTCGCGGACGAGCTGCTCGGCCCGCACGACGAGGAGGACGGCGACGGCAAGGGGCGCCGAGAGCGCCGCTGA
- a CDS encoding ABC transporter ATP-binding protein — translation MTTALSLDAVSRVYGGLTALDSVSLTVPRGRLLAVMGGSGSGKSTLLRCAAGLERPTSGTVRIGDTELGRLKPAALTRLRRDRIGFVFQSLNLVSALDVRENVALPLLLAGARDDGGRALAGLAAVGLADRAGDAPDTLSGGQRQRVAVARALVTEPEVIFADEPTAALDPVTATEVLTLLRRAVDEHGRTVVLVTHDPAAAAWADEAVFLTRGRITARLDRPDAERVRRMFGPTATATATATLAATATAMAGVRAR, via the coding sequence ATGACGACAGCACTTTCCCTCGACGCGGTCAGCCGGGTCTACGGCGGGCTCACCGCGCTCGACTCGGTCAGCCTCACCGTGCCGCGCGGCCGCCTCCTCGCGGTCATGGGCGGCTCCGGCTCCGGCAAGTCCACGCTGCTGCGCTGCGCCGCCGGGCTCGAACGGCCGACCTCCGGCACGGTACGCATCGGGGACACGGAGCTCGGCCGGCTGAAGCCCGCCGCGCTGACCCGGCTGCGGCGGGACCGGATCGGGTTCGTGTTCCAGTCGCTGAACCTCGTCTCCGCCCTCGACGTGCGCGAGAACGTCGCCCTGCCGCTGCTCCTCGCCGGCGCCCGCGACGACGGGGGCCGCGCCCTCGCCGGTCTCGCCGCCGTGGGGCTCGCCGACCGGGCGGGCGACGCGCCCGACACCCTCTCCGGCGGCCAGCGGCAGCGCGTGGCCGTCGCGCGGGCGCTGGTCACCGAACCGGAGGTGATCTTCGCCGACGAGCCGACCGCCGCCCTGGACCCGGTCACCGCGACGGAGGTCCTCACCCTGCTGCGCCGGGCCGTCGACGAGCACGGCCGCACGGTCGTCCTCGTCACCCACGACCCGGCCGCGGCGGCCTGGGCGGACGAGGCGGTCTTCCTCACCCGCGGCCGCATCACGGCCCGCCTCGACCGGCCGGACGCGGAACGGGTCCGGAGGATGTTCGGTCCGACGGCGACGGCGACGGCGACGGCGACGCTTGCGGCGACCGCGACGGCCATGGCGGGGGTGAGGGCCCGATGA
- a CDS encoding DUF7059 domain-containing protein has translation MGHVSTTSTTPSLPVPTHAVRLREALLAADFTADGLLDLLGAQAYAALARSETVPALRATRGDSPLETLVRLFLLQRAVEHERAAAALPLAEALADGWVVREDDTVLATVDVRPYGGPDGEDWFIVSDLGCAVGGAGGIGKKDEGVVLGVGGASTTLAGITVRTPVATALDLGTGSGIQALHAAQHATLVTATDLNPRALDFTRLTLALSGARGAELLTGSLFEPVDGDTYDLIVSNPPFVISPGAGLTYRDGGMGGDDLCRTLVQEAGERLNDGGYAQFLANWQHVEGEEWQDRLRSWVPRGCDAWIVQREVQDVTQYTELWLRDSGDHRGDPAEYRLAYGRWLDEFEARRTRGIGFGWITLRKSAAVAAGEAEPSIVIEEWPHPVEQPLGDTVRAHFERQDYLRGRDDAALLADRFTLAPEVVQEQVGLPGAEDPEHVLLRQNRGMRRATRVDHVAAGFAGVCDGTLSAGRILDAIGQLTGEDPVLLRDRTPQAIRLLVEEGFLLPATERE, from the coding sequence ATGGGGCACGTGAGTACGACCAGCACGACCCCCAGCCTCCCGGTGCCCACGCACGCCGTCCGACTGCGCGAGGCCCTGCTCGCCGCCGACTTCACCGCCGACGGTCTGCTCGACCTGCTCGGCGCCCAGGCCTATGCCGCGCTCGCCCGCAGCGAGACCGTGCCCGCCCTCCGGGCGACCCGCGGGGACTCCCCGCTGGAGACCCTCGTCCGGCTCTTCCTGCTCCAGCGCGCCGTGGAGCACGAGCGGGCCGCCGCCGCGCTGCCCCTGGCGGAGGCGCTCGCCGACGGCTGGGTCGTCCGCGAGGACGACACCGTGCTGGCCACCGTCGACGTACGGCCGTACGGCGGCCCGGACGGCGAGGACTGGTTCATCGTCTCCGACCTCGGCTGCGCGGTCGGCGGGGCCGGCGGCATCGGCAAGAAGGACGAAGGAGTTGTCCTCGGCGTCGGCGGGGCCTCCACCACCCTCGCCGGGATCACCGTCCGCACGCCCGTCGCCACCGCCCTCGACCTGGGCACCGGCTCGGGCATCCAGGCGCTGCACGCCGCCCAGCACGCCACGCTGGTGACGGCCACCGACCTCAACCCGCGCGCCCTGGACTTCACCCGGCTCACCCTCGCCCTCTCCGGGGCCCGGGGCGCCGAGCTGCTGACCGGCTCGCTCTTCGAGCCGGTCGACGGCGACACGTACGACCTGATCGTCTCCAACCCGCCGTTCGTGATCTCCCCCGGGGCCGGACTCACCTACCGGGACGGCGGCATGGGCGGCGACGACCTGTGCCGCACGCTCGTGCAGGAGGCCGGGGAGCGGCTCAACGACGGCGGATACGCCCAGTTCCTCGCCAACTGGCAGCACGTCGAGGGCGAGGAGTGGCAGGACCGGCTGCGCTCCTGGGTGCCGCGCGGCTGCGACGCGTGGATCGTGCAGCGCGAGGTCCAGGACGTCACCCAGTACACCGAGCTGTGGCTGCGCGACAGCGGCGACCACCGCGGCGACCCGGCCGAGTACCGGCTGGCGTACGGGCGGTGGCTGGACGAGTTCGAGGCCCGCAGGACCAGGGGGATCGGCTTCGGCTGGATCACCCTGCGCAAGAGCGCGGCCGTCGCCGCGGGGGAGGCCGAGCCCTCGATCGTCATCGAGGAGTGGCCGCACCCCGTCGAGCAGCCCCTCGGCGACACGGTCCGGGCCCACTTCGAGCGCCAGGACTACCTGCGCGGCCGGGACGACGCGGCCCTGCTCGCCGACCGTTTCACCCTCGCGCCCGAGGTGGTCCAGGAGCAGGTCGGGCTGCCCGGAGCCGAGGACCCCGAGCACGTGCTGCTGCGCCAGAACCGGGGGATGCGCCGGGCCACCCGGGTGGACCACGTGGCGGCCGGCTTCGCGGGCGTCTGCGACGGCACGCTCAGCGCCGGCCGGATCCTCGACGCCATCGGCCAGCTCACCGGCGAGGACCCGGTCCTCCTGCGGGACCGTACCCCGCAGGCGATCCGGCTCCTGGTGGAGGAGGGCTTCCTGCTGCCCGCGACCGAGCGGGAATGA
- the topA gene encoding type I DNA topoisomerase, with protein MSPTSETAQGGRRLVIVESPAKAKTIKGYLGPGYVVEASVGHIRDLPSGAAEVPEKYTGEVRRLGVDVDHDFQPIYVVNADKKAQVRKLKELLAESDELFLATDEDREGEAIAWHLQEVLKPKVPVHRMVFHEITKDAIQQAVANPRELNKRMVDAQETRRILDRLYGYEVSPVLWKKVMRGLSAGRVQSVATRLVVERERERIAFRSAEYWDLTGTFSTGRAGDPSDPSSLVARLANVDGKRVAQGRDFGADGRLKSENVLHLDEEKARALAASLADTRFAVRSVESKPYRRSPYAPFRTTTLQQEASRKLGFGAKATMQVAQKLYENGFITYMRTDSTTLSETAVGAARAQVTQLYGADYLPEKPRVYAGKVKNAQEAHEAIRPSGDRFRTPAETGLTGDQFRLYELIWKRTVASQMKDATGNSVTVKIGGTAADGRDAEFSASGKTITFHGFMKAYVEGADDPNAELDDRERRLPQVAEGDALAAEEITVDGHATKPPARYTEASLVKELEEREIGRPSTYASIIGTILDRGYVFKKGTALVPSFLSFAVVNLLEKHFGRLVDYDFTAKMEDDLDRIARGEAQAVPWLKRFYFGEGGGSGEGGAADAGNGDGDHLGGLKELVTDLGAIDAREISSFPVGDGIVLRVGRYGPYVERGEKDAEGHQRADVPEDLAPDELTVAYAEELLAKPSGDFELGADPVSGNQIVAKDGRYGPYVTEILPEDTPKTGKNAVKPRTASLFKSMSIDTVTLDEALKLMSLPRVVGADAEGVEITAQNGRYGPYLKKGTDSRSLTDEEQLFTITLEEALAIYAQPKQRGRAAAKPPLKELGTDPVSERPVVVKDGRFGPYVTDGETNATLRTDDSVETITPERGYELLAEKRAKGPAKKAAKKAPAKKATAKKTAAKKTTATKTAAAKKTAAKKTTAKTTAAKKTTAAKKTAAAEPE; from the coding sequence TTGTCCCCGACCAGCGAGACCGCACAGGGCGGCCGCCGACTCGTCATCGTCGAGTCGCCTGCCAAGGCGAAGACGATCAAGGGCTACCTCGGCCCCGGCTACGTCGTCGAGGCGAGCGTCGGGCACATCCGCGACCTCCCGAGCGGCGCCGCCGAGGTGCCCGAGAAGTACACCGGCGAGGTGCGCCGCCTCGGCGTCGACGTCGACCATGACTTCCAGCCCATCTATGTCGTCAACGCCGACAAGAAGGCGCAGGTCAGGAAGCTCAAGGAGCTGCTCGCCGAGTCCGACGAGCTCTTCCTCGCCACCGATGAGGACCGCGAGGGCGAAGCCATCGCGTGGCACCTCCAGGAAGTCCTGAAGCCCAAGGTCCCGGTCCACCGGATGGTCTTCCACGAGATCACCAAGGACGCGATCCAGCAGGCCGTCGCCAACCCGCGCGAGCTGAACAAGCGCATGGTCGACGCCCAGGAGACCCGCCGCATCCTCGACCGCCTGTACGGCTATGAGGTCTCGCCGGTCCTGTGGAAGAAGGTCATGCGGGGCCTGTCCGCGGGCCGCGTCCAGTCCGTCGCGACCCGGCTCGTCGTCGAGCGCGAGCGCGAGCGGATCGCCTTCCGCTCGGCCGAGTACTGGGACCTCACCGGCACCTTCTCCACCGGCCGCGCCGGTGACCCCTCCGACCCGTCCTCCCTGGTCGCGCGCCTCGCGAACGTCGACGGGAAGCGCGTCGCGCAGGGCCGTGACTTCGGCGCCGACGGCCGCCTGAAGAGCGAGAACGTGCTCCACCTCGACGAGGAGAAGGCCCGCGCGCTCGCCGCCTCCCTCGCCGACACCCGCTTCGCCGTCCGCTCGGTCGAGTCGAAGCCGTACCGCCGCTCCCCGTACGCCCCCTTCCGCACCACGACCCTCCAGCAGGAGGCGAGCCGGAAGCTGGGCTTCGGCGCGAAGGCGACCATGCAGGTGGCGCAGAAGCTGTACGAGAACGGCTTCATCACCTACATGCGTACGGACTCGACGACCCTGTCCGAGACGGCCGTCGGCGCCGCCCGTGCGCAGGTCACGCAGCTCTACGGCGCCGACTACCTGCCGGAGAAGCCGCGCGTCTACGCCGGCAAGGTCAAGAACGCCCAGGAGGCGCACGAGGCGATTCGTCCTTCGGGTGATCGTTTCCGCACCCCGGCGGAGACGGGCCTGACGGGCGACCAGTTCCGCCTCTACGAGCTGATCTGGAAGCGGACCGTCGCCTCCCAGATGAAGGACGCGACCGGCAACTCCGTCACCGTGAAGATCGGCGGCACCGCCGCCGACGGCCGGGACGCCGAGTTCTCCGCCTCCGGCAAGACGATCACCTTCCACGGCTTCATGAAGGCGTACGTCGAGGGCGCCGACGACCCGAACGCCGAGCTCGACGACCGCGAGCGGCGCCTGCCGCAGGTCGCCGAGGGCGACGCGCTGGCCGCCGAAGAGATCACCGTGGACGGCCACGCGACCAAGCCGCCGGCCCGCTACACCGAGGCCAGCCTGGTCAAGGAGCTCGAAGAGCGCGAGATCGGCCGCCCGTCGACGTACGCCTCGATCATCGGCACCATCCTCGACCGCGGCTACGTCTTCAAGAAGGGGACGGCGCTCGTGCCGTCGTTCCTCTCCTTCGCCGTCGTCAACCTCCTGGAGAAGCACTTCGGGCGGCTCGTCGACTACGACTTCACCGCCAAGATGGAGGACGACCTCGACCGCATCGCACGCGGCGAGGCCCAGGCGGTGCCGTGGCTGAAGCGTTTCTACTTCGGTGAGGGCGGCGGCTCCGGCGAGGGCGGCGCGGCCGACGCCGGCAACGGCGACGGCGACCACCTCGGCGGGCTCAAGGAGCTCGTCACCGACCTCGGCGCCATCGACGCCCGGGAGATCTCCTCCTTCCCCGTCGGCGACGGCATCGTGCTGCGCGTCGGCCGCTACGGCCCGTACGTCGAGCGCGGCGAGAAGGACGCGGAGGGCCACCAGCGCGCCGACGTCCCCGAGGACCTCGCGCCGGACGAGCTGACCGTCGCCTACGCCGAGGAGCTGCTCGCCAAGCCGAGCGGCGACTTCGAGCTGGGCGCCGACCCCGTCAGCGGCAACCAGATCGTCGCCAAGGACGGCCGCTACGGCCCGTACGTCACCGAGATCCTCCCCGAGGACACCCCGAAGACCGGCAAGAACGCGGTCAAGCCGCGTACCGCCTCGCTCTTCAAGTCGATGTCCATCGACACGGTGACCCTGGACGAGGCGCTCAAGCTGATGTCCCTGCCCCGCGTCGTCGGCGCCGACGCCGAGGGCGTCGAGATCACGGCGCAGAACGGCCGCTACGGCCCGTACCTGAAGAAGGGCACGGACTCGCGGTCGCTCACCGACGAGGAGCAGCTGTTCACGATCACGCTGGAGGAGGCGCTGGCGATCTACGCCCAGCCCAAGCAGCGTGGCCGGGCCGCCGCCAAGCCCCCGCTGAAGGAGCTCGGCACCGACCCCGTCAGCGAGAGGCCCGTGGTCGTCAAGGACGGGCGCTTCGGCCCGTACGTGACCGACGGCGAGACCAACGCGACCCTGCGCACCGACGACAGCGTCGAGACGATCACGCCCGAGCGCGGCTACGAGCTGCTGGCCGAGAAGCGGGCCAAGGGCCCGGCGAAGAAGGCGGCCAAGAAGGCGCCCGCGAAGAAGGCCACGGCGAAGAAGACCGCCGCCAAGAAGACCACCGCGACCAAGACGGCCGCGGCGAAGAAGACGGCCGCCAAGAAGACCACGGCCAAGACCACGGCCGCGAAGAAGACGACGGCCGCGAAGAAGACGGCGGCCGCCGAGCCGGAGTGA